In Bacteroidota bacterium, one DNA window encodes the following:
- a CDS encoding O-antigen ligase family protein, protein MRNFQLVCSSPSYQVVSDHDQAVWSIRSLKYILLWLLLWQDNMVPGSPIQIIEHIGSPAPFNGFEVWLFLCLAVLAIERVMVGYYEMKRSYFWGPLLLMTFSLVLSYTRGAYMLQHFKPVVEAHEAIMLPVAYFIVLNLFREPGEWRVLPTILILACAAKALDGSLIYFFSSSPIKNWGVLQEWRDGFLLAVGIVSVVLMLHYKGTALKWLRWTMIASLPLLLFALIVSYRRTFLLASLAGLLAMFLTLPRDRRMKHFWLLVTMVLGMFVFILLTDPIGFLTRLVGGVMNPKDEGSAYIRLMELPNILLNIYHNPILGVPVGTFWKQYYRMPLIAVYTLYGCHDTYLYWPLRTGIPGTFAFWWFLMRNWKTLLIQRRVAVYNEETQYFSQLGIQVLVIYHVACFLGLLYADGFIIMAVLMAWLQLMLEAELGVKTLRDVKLFPTLKAGKLVFWDKRPSPQTSSAVVQGGAQS, encoded by the coding sequence GTGAGAAATTTTCAGCTTGTGTGTTCATCCCCATCGTACCAAGTGGTCTCCGACCACGACCAGGCGGTGTGGTCGATCCGTTCGCTGAAGTATATACTTCTGTGGCTCCTGCTCTGGCAAGATAATATGGTCCCGGGCTCGCCGATCCAGATTATCGAACACATTGGCAGTCCCGCACCCTTCAACGGGTTTGAAGTATGGCTATTTCTTTGCCTTGCCGTTCTTGCGATCGAGCGCGTGATGGTAGGCTACTATGAAATGAAGCGGTCGTACTTTTGGGGGCCGCTATTACTCATGACCTTTAGTCTCGTGCTCTCGTATACACGAGGTGCCTACATGCTTCAGCACTTCAAACCGGTTGTCGAAGCGCATGAAGCGATCATGCTGCCCGTCGCATATTTTATCGTGCTGAATCTGTTTCGCGAGCCGGGTGAATGGCGAGTATTACCGACAATCCTGATCCTTGCCTGTGCCGCCAAGGCGCTTGACGGCTCATTGATCTACTTCTTTTCATCGAGCCCGATCAAAAACTGGGGTGTACTACAGGAGTGGCGCGACGGTTTTTTGCTGGCGGTTGGTATTGTCTCCGTTGTCCTGATGCTCCATTACAAAGGGACAGCCCTCAAGTGGTTACGCTGGACGATGATCGCGTCGCTTCCGCTCTTGCTCTTCGCGCTGATCGTCAGCTACCGCCGCACGTTTCTTCTGGCCTCACTCGCCGGATTGCTCGCAATGTTCTTGACCTTGCCCCGAGACCGTCGGATGAAGCACTTCTGGTTGCTGGTAACGATGGTGCTGGGTATGTTCGTCTTTATCCTCTTGACCGATCCGATTGGTTTCCTCACCCGATTGGTCGGTGGTGTCATGAACCCCAAAGATGAAGGTTCGGCTTACATCCGCTTGATGGAGCTACCGAATATCCTTCTCAATATTTATCATAATCCAATTCTTGGCGTTCCGGTCGGGACATTTTGGAAGCAGTATTATCGGATGCCGTTGATTGCTGTCTATACGTTGTATGGTTGCCATGATACGTATCTATACTGGCCGTTACGTACAGGAATACCCGGTACGTTCGCATTCTGGTGGTTCCTGATGCGCAATTGGAAGACACTTCTGATCCAACGCCGAGTTGCGGTGTATAACGAGGAAACACAATATTTCTCTCAGTTGGGCATACAGGTGCTCGTTATCTACCACGTTGCGTGTTTTCTGGGTCTGCTATACGCCGACGGTTTTATCATCATGGCGGTACTGATGGCCTGGCTGCAGTTGATGCTTGAAGCAGAACTTGGCGTGAAGACGCTTCGGGATGTCAAACTGTTTCCGACACTGAAAGCTGGCAAACTCGTCTTCTGGGATAAACGCCCCTCACCGCAGACTTCCTCCGCCGTTGTACAAGGCGGAGCTCAATCATAG
- the hemG gene encoding protoporphyrinogen oxidase encodes MLDAIVIGAGISGLATGYYLAIAGKKFVILERSSEVGGLIRTEHLDGYTLEHGPNSLRGDSVELQEIIDGVGLREAVRPPVITRTKNYIATGGRLVQVPRSPIDLLSTKLLSGKAKRYLLAEPFHAAHAVEDESVASFFRRRAGTEAVEMLIKPLMSGIYAGDAEQLSVRSAFPKFYEYERTHGSLLRGMMKAKKKQRPNLPRMFSFDEGLSQLPSALHSTLRSQIRLGISISSIQQREAVWLVELSNGELIEAKNLILTTPLEQTTNLLRGVIADALPLVYRPPISIVYLGFKTTSIPRPLDGFGFLVAPSENSDILGCIYTSALFPNRAPMGKSMVTVLMGGARRPDICNLSKEEIETRAIKTLAAYLGTPTVAAFVHSHTWEHSIPQYNLGHWRTIEALDAYEHQFPGLHFGGNYRGGISIGSCITTAKSIATTVIGQ; translated from the coding sequence ATGCTTGATGCGATCGTTATTGGCGCGGGAATCAGCGGACTTGCAACCGGCTACTATCTCGCAATCGCCGGTAAGAAGTTCGTTATTCTCGAACGATCATCAGAGGTAGGCGGTCTCATCCGGACCGAACATCTTGACGGCTATACGCTTGAACATGGTCCGAATTCCTTACGTGGGGATTCGGTAGAATTACAGGAGATAATTGACGGCGTCGGTCTGCGCGAGGCCGTCAGACCACCGGTGATCACTCGGACGAAGAATTACATCGCGACGGGTGGCAGACTCGTTCAGGTCCCCAGATCACCAATCGATCTGCTTTCTACGAAGCTCCTGAGTGGCAAAGCAAAGCGATATCTCCTTGCTGAACCCTTTCATGCAGCCCATGCTGTCGAAGATGAGAGTGTCGCCTCGTTCTTTCGTCGTCGTGCAGGGACGGAGGCCGTCGAGATGCTAATTAAACCACTCATGAGCGGCATTTACGCAGGTGATGCTGAACAGCTCTCGGTCCGAAGCGCTTTCCCGAAGTTCTATGAATACGAACGTACACATGGCTCACTCCTACGGGGCATGATGAAGGCGAAGAAAAAGCAACGACCGAATCTCCCGCGTATGTTTTCGTTCGATGAAGGGCTTTCGCAACTGCCATCAGCGTTGCATTCCACACTTCGTTCGCAGATACGGTTAGGGATATCGATTTCCTCGATACAACAGAGAGAGGCCGTGTGGTTAGTCGAACTCTCGAATGGAGAACTCATCGAAGCAAAGAATCTTATCCTGACTACCCCGCTCGAACAGACAACGAACTTGCTTCGGGGCGTCATCGCCGACGCTCTGCCGCTTGTGTATCGCCCGCCGATCAGCATTGTCTATCTTGGGTTCAAAACGACTTCAATTCCTCGTCCACTTGATGGCTTTGGCTTCCTCGTGGCGCCATCGGAGAATTCGGATATTCTCGGCTGCATTTATACCTCTGCCCTCTTCCCGAACCGTGCACCAATGGGCAAGTCGATGGTGACAGTCCTGATGGGTGGAGCCCGCCGGCCCGATATCTGCAACTTATCGAAAGAAGAGATAGAAACACGAGCGATCAAGACGCTTGCCGCCTACCTCGGCACACCCACGGTTGCAGCCTTCGTCCACTCGCACACGTGGGAACATTCCATTCCACAATATAACCTCGGTCATTGGCGTACGATCGAGGCACTCGATGCCTATGAACACCAATTTCCGGGCCTGCATTTTGGAGGTAACTATCGCGGCGGGATCTCCATTGGATCCTGTATCACGACAGCAAAATCGATTGCCACAACTGTCATCGGTCAATGA
- a CDS encoding 2-oxoacid:acceptor oxidoreductase subunit alpha: protein MSSEAEVVQTKTGTNGHTTPESIGQRPKVPLTVLDEVTIRFAGDSGDGMQLTGTQFTNTTALLGNDLSTLPDYPAEIRAPIGTLYGVSGFQIHFSSKDIHTPGDNPDVLVAMNPAALKVNLRDLKKGGAIILNEDAFDEKNLKLAKYDSNPLLDDSLKGYTVYKFPLTKITIDAVRDLKLGTKEAGRSKNMVALGLVYWLYNRPMDPTLQWLKEKFGKNELIYEANVRALKAGYYLGETAELFHARYEVKPAKFTPGVYRNVMGNEATALGFVAASVKSGLDLFLGSYPITPASDILHELSKYKNFGVKTFQAEDEIAGICTAIGASYAGCLALTTTSGPGLALKAEAIGLAVMTELPLVIVDVQRGGPSTGLPTKTEQADLMQAMYGRNGESPVAVIAAQSPADCFNTAIEASRIALKYMLPVIMLTDGYIANGAEPWLLPDVDAIPAIENKRVSKKGDGDFMPYERDADNARPWAIPGIEGLEHRIGGLEKQHRTGNVNYEPANHDFMVRLRQQKVDGIVKDIPPTEVNGPKKGKVLLLGWGGTYGAITTAAEQLHSKGVASAHLRWLNPLPPDLGDILKNYEKIVIPELNLGQLRRVIRDRFLVDAIGINKVQGLPFTPPEIISQVEKLL from the coding sequence ATGTCAAGCGAAGCCGAAGTAGTACAAACCAAGACAGGCACGAACGGGCACACAACCCCGGAATCGATCGGACAACGACCGAAGGTGCCGCTGACCGTTCTCGATGAAGTCACGATTCGATTTGCTGGCGACTCCGGCGACGGTATGCAGCTTACGGGGACACAGTTTACGAATACTACTGCTCTGCTTGGCAATGATCTCTCGACGCTTCCTGACTATCCCGCCGAGATCCGCGCCCCAATCGGTACGCTCTATGGTGTCTCAGGATTTCAGATCCACTTTAGCTCCAAAGATATTCACACGCCGGGAGACAATCCGGATGTGCTCGTTGCAATGAATCCGGCGGCACTGAAAGTCAATCTGCGCGACCTGAAAAAGGGTGGTGCGATCATTCTGAATGAAGACGCATTTGACGAAAAGAACCTGAAGCTTGCCAAGTACGACTCGAATCCGTTGCTTGACGATTCTCTCAAAGGGTACACGGTCTATAAGTTTCCGTTAACCAAGATCACAATCGATGCGGTGCGTGATTTGAAACTTGGCACCAAAGAAGCTGGCCGCTCGAAGAACATGGTGGCCCTCGGCTTGGTGTACTGGCTCTACAACCGTCCGATGGACCCGACCCTTCAGTGGCTCAAGGAGAAGTTCGGCAAAAACGAGCTGATCTATGAAGCAAACGTTCGTGCACTCAAGGCCGGCTACTATCTCGGCGAAACGGCTGAGCTGTTTCATGCACGCTACGAGGTCAAGCCGGCGAAGTTCACACCAGGTGTGTACCGCAATGTGATGGGGAACGAGGCAACAGCGCTCGGTTTTGTTGCTGCTTCGGTCAAGTCGGGACTCGATTTGTTCCTCGGTTCGTACCCGATCACTCCTGCATCGGATATTTTGCACGAACTTTCGAAATATAAGAATTTCGGTGTCAAGACGTTCCAGGCTGAAGACGAAATCGCAGGTATTTGTACAGCGATCGGCGCTTCGTATGCGGGTTGTCTTGCACTTACGACAACGTCGGGGCCTGGGTTGGCACTCAAGGCTGAAGCCATCGGTCTTGCAGTAATGACCGAGCTTCCGCTCGTTATCGTTGACGTTCAACGCGGTGGCCCGTCGACCGGTCTGCCGACGAAGACGGAACAGGCTGATCTGATGCAGGCGATGTACGGTCGTAACGGCGAGTCGCCGGTTGCCGTCATTGCGGCACAGTCGCCGGCCGATTGCTTTAATACGGCCATCGAAGCCTCGCGCATTGCGCTGAAATATATGCTTCCGGTTATCATGTTGACCGACGGTTATATTGCCAACGGCGCAGAGCCGTGGCTGTTGCCGGATGTCGATGCAATCCCGGCGATCGAGAACAAGCGCGTCTCCAAGAAGGGCGATGGCGACTTTATGCCGTATGAACGCGATGCGGACAATGCTCGTCCGTGGGCCATACCCGGGATCGAAGGTCTCGAGCACCGCATCGGCGGACTCGAAAAACAGCACCGCACGGGGAATGTCAACTACGAGCCGGCAAATCACGACTTTATGGTCCGTTTGCGCCAGCAAAAGGTCGATGGTATCGTAAAGGATATTCCACCGACTGAAGTTAACGGACCGAAGAAGGGGAAAGTGTTATTGCTCGGATGGGGCGGTACGTATGGTGCTATCACGACTGCAGCAGAGCAGTTGCATAGTAAAGGTGTTGCTTCTGCTCACCTGCGCTGGCTAAACCCGCTCCCGCCGGATCTGGGTGATATCCTGAAGAACTACGAGAAAATCGTTATTCCTGAATTGAATCTCGGACAGCTCCGCCGTGTGATTCGCGATCGTTTCTTGGTGGATGCGATCGGAATCAATAAGGTACAGGGACTTCCGTTTACTCCGCCGGAAATCATTTCTCAAGTAGAGAAGCTCCTTTAA
- a CDS encoding TlpA family protein disulfide reductase produces MRYTHFASLAILALLSWSVGCAPSVTESAQPNTNIDSQYYNNISTLYGHGDKVYTDSTKLRLASDFSWRDSLGRFHSLSELRGQVVVLNFWATWCTFCLYETPDLESASEDMLADSVHVIGISVDQGDNIWSKVKDFVDYYKLRYQIVIDPKAYTYFNYGVRDALPTTYIIDRTGHIAIEMIGQQTKKKFIDAVNSVL; encoded by the coding sequence ATGAGGTACACCCACTTCGCGTCGCTGGCAATCCTTGCGCTCCTGAGCTGGAGCGTAGGTTGCGCCCCCTCGGTTACAGAGAGTGCTCAACCAAATACAAATATCGATTCGCAGTATTACAACAACATCTCTACGCTCTACGGGCACGGAGACAAGGTCTATACCGACAGCACGAAACTGCGACTAGCATCCGATTTTTCCTGGCGTGATTCCCTTGGCAGATTTCATTCGCTTTCCGAACTTCGCGGTCAAGTCGTCGTTCTCAATTTCTGGGCAACGTGGTGTACCTTTTGCTTGTACGAGACTCCTGATCTCGAGTCGGCATCGGAAGACATGCTAGCCGATAGTGTACATGTCATTGGCATTTCCGTTGACCAAGGAGATAATATCTGGTCCAAAGTGAAGGATTTCGTAGATTATTATAAGCTTCGGTACCAAATTGTCATCGATCCGAAAGCATATACCTATTTCAACTACGGTGTTCGCGACGCACTCCCTACCACATATATAATCGACCGGACGGGACACATTGCGATCGAAATGATCGGCCAGCAAACTAAAAAGAAGTTTATAGATGCTGTAAACAGCGTTCTATAA
- a CDS encoding succinate dehydrogenase iron-sulfur subunit produces the protein MNVTFRIQRYNPEVDKEPYFKDYTLENLSGTYRVLDALHDIKWKFDGTLTFRRSCAHGMCGSDGIRINGKNTLACSLLLQDIKGIGSSKPVVIEPLPYLPIVKDLVVDMKDFYAKYELVKPYLIAKDAPPEHERLQSEEDAELLMESTKCIMCSCCTTSCPSLWSNENYLGPAAFLKSFRFAFDTRDTNPEEHLAAVDSADGIWRCHTIFNCVEACPKEINITWHISQLKKRLVADEL, from the coding sequence ATGAACGTCACTTTTCGCATTCAGCGCTACAACCCGGAAGTTGACAAAGAGCCGTATTTCAAGGATTATACCCTTGAGAACCTCTCGGGGACGTATCGCGTACTCGATGCGCTGCACGATATCAAGTGGAAATTCGACGGGACGCTGACGTTCCGTCGTTCGTGTGCCCATGGCATGTGCGGTTCCGACGGTATTCGCATCAATGGCAAGAACACACTCGCATGTTCGCTGTTGCTGCAAGATATCAAAGGCATCGGGTCCTCAAAGCCGGTCGTCATTGAGCCGCTTCCATATCTGCCGATCGTCAAGGATCTTGTTGTAGATATGAAGGACTTCTACGCAAAGTACGAGCTTGTGAAGCCGTATCTCATTGCGAAGGATGCCCCGCCGGAACATGAGAGACTCCAATCCGAAGAGGATGCCGAACTACTCATGGAATCCACGAAGTGCATCATGTGCTCCTGTTGCACGACGAGCTGTCCGTCGTTATGGTCGAACGAGAACTACCTCGGGCCGGCCGCCTTCCTTAAGTCGTTCCGTTTCGCCTTCGATACCCGTGATACGAATCCGGAAGAGCATCTGGCTGCCGTCGATTCTGCCGATGGTATCTGGCGCTGCCACACAATCTTTAATTGCGTGGAAGCTTGTCCGAAAGAGATTAATATCACGTGGCATATTTCCCAATTGAAAAAACGCTTAGTTGCCGACGAGCTCTGA
- a CDS encoding DUF4159 domain-containing protein, producing MRYGLIILVLVLSCGSIWAQTRTVNRSSSVFRIARLKYEGGSDWYNGQTEEPNLLRFVAQHTNIQTDPEYLWVDIASDDIFSYPFLFMTGHGNVEFTESEAKRLRAYLDAGGFLYIDDDYGLDKALRREMVKVYPDQEFKELPFSHELFHCHFDFPNGTPKIHEHDGKAPQAFGLFSGGRMTVLYTYESNPSDGWDDPDVHNDPPDKREEALKFGTNIVVYALTH from the coding sequence ATGAGATATGGCTTGATTATCCTTGTTCTTGTGCTCTCTTGCGGGAGCATTTGGGCCCAGACCCGAACGGTGAACCGTTCGTCGTCCGTGTTTCGCATCGCTCGACTGAAATATGAAGGCGGGAGCGACTGGTACAACGGACAGACGGAAGAGCCGAATTTGTTGCGCTTCGTCGCCCAGCACACAAATATTCAGACCGATCCGGAATATCTCTGGGTGGATATTGCAAGCGACGATATTTTCTCATATCCGTTTCTGTTTATGACCGGCCACGGGAATGTTGAATTTACTGAATCCGAGGCGAAGCGGCTTCGCGCGTATCTCGATGCCGGCGGATTCCTCTATATCGACGATGACTATGGTCTCGACAAAGCACTCAGACGAGAGATGGTGAAGGTATATCCCGACCAGGAATTCAAAGAACTTCCATTTTCTCACGAGCTATTCCATTGTCATTTCGATTTTCCGAACGGCACCCCTAAGATCCATGAGCATGATGGAAAGGCGCCTCAGGCATTCGGCCTCTTTAGTGGTGGTAGGATGACTGTTCTTTATACGTATGAGTCCAATCCGAGCGACGGATGGGACGATCCGGATGTACACAACGACCCGCCCGACAAGCGCGAAGAAGCGTTGAAGTTCGGTACGAATATTGTAGTGTACGCATTGACGCATTAA
- the dapB gene encoding 4-hydroxy-tetrahydrodipicolinate reductase: protein MKIALIGYGKMGHEVESAAILRSHEIVAKFDVDSPLSVESMQQSGAVVAIDFTQPDTVLGNMRIAARAGVPIVIGTTGWEKQMDAVASETKASGIACVFASNFSIGVNLFLRIVAEASRLLDKADYDVYINEAHHNAKKDFPSGTALRLADAVLSGMKSKTHFSSELEQGTAPQRDALYISSIRAGAITGTHTVGYDSAVDQIELTHRAKSRAGFALGAVRAAEWIVGRQGMYRFEEHINEILGISED, encoded by the coding sequence ATGAAGATTGCACTCATCGGGTATGGGAAGATGGGCCACGAAGTCGAATCGGCCGCGATCTTGCGTTCCCACGAGATTGTCGCGAAGTTCGATGTCGATTCTCCGCTGTCTGTCGAGTCGATGCAGCAATCCGGCGCAGTCGTTGCGATTGACTTCACCCAGCCCGATACCGTGTTGGGAAATATGCGGATCGCCGCTCGGGCCGGTGTGCCTATCGTGATCGGGACTACCGGCTGGGAGAAGCAGATGGATGCGGTCGCTTCCGAGACGAAGGCATCGGGTATCGCCTGCGTATTCGCGTCGAATTTTTCCATTGGAGTGAATCTGTTCTTGCGCATCGTAGCCGAAGCGTCGAGGTTGCTTGATAAAGCCGACTACGACGTGTATATTAACGAGGCGCACCACAATGCGAAGAAGGATTTCCCGAGTGGGACAGCCTTGCGACTTGCCGATGCTGTATTGTCCGGTATGAAATCTAAGACGCACTTCTCGTCCGAGCTTGAACAAGGTACCGCCCCTCAGCGCGATGCCCTCTATATCAGTTCGATCCGTGCAGGTGCTATTACCGGGACGCATACCGTCGGGTACGATTCCGCGGTTGACCAGATAGAGCTGACCCATCGTGCCAAGTCCCGTGCAGGTTTTGCGCTCGGAGCCGTTCGTGCTGCCGAGTGGATTGTCGGAAGGCAGGGGATGTACCGCTTCGAAGAACACATTAACGAGATCCTTGGAATCTCGGAGGACTGA
- a CDS encoding 4-hydroxy-tetrahydrodipicolinate synthase — protein MIDTKLIRGTGTAIVTPFTASGEIDYDATKTLLDYQIDGGVEMIVPLGSTGENPTITAAERTRFLAFVTEYVNSRAVVIAGTGTNDTRSSVANTREALELGADAVLAVTPYYNKPTPDGLFAHFSAIAEVGLPVVLYNVPGRTGLNMSAETTLRCAEIENVVAVKEASANMEQCMEIIRNSPKGFRLLSGEDNLTVPLISVGGRGVISVTSNVVPSEFSRMVRFALDGQFAEAKAIHYELLDLMKVMFVESNPGPVKAALSMMRLIGEHYRLPLVAMRAESRKRVLEVLMQLESVVVEEFQ, from the coding sequence ATGATCGATACCAAACTCATTCGCGGTACGGGTACCGCCATCGTTACACCATTCACTGCATCTGGTGAAATCGATTATGACGCCACCAAGACGCTCCTTGATTATCAGATCGATGGCGGTGTCGAAATGATCGTCCCGCTCGGATCGACCGGGGAGAACCCAACGATCACCGCAGCGGAACGAACCCGGTTTCTTGCTTTTGTGACAGAGTATGTCAATAGCAGGGCAGTTGTCATTGCAGGTACAGGAACGAACGACACGCGTTCGTCCGTCGCCAACACGCGCGAGGCGTTAGAACTTGGCGCAGACGCCGTGCTTGCGGTGACGCCCTACTATAACAAACCTACTCCGGACGGCCTGTTCGCTCATTTCAGTGCAATCGCCGAGGTTGGGCTTCCAGTAGTGCTCTATAATGTCCCTGGCAGAACAGGTTTGAACATGTCGGCCGAGACGACCTTACGCTGTGCCGAGATCGAGAATGTGGTCGCAGTGAAGGAAGCAAGCGCGAACATGGAGCAGTGTATGGAAATCATTCGTAATTCTCCCAAGGGTTTCCGGTTGCTTTCAGGTGAGGATAATCTAACCGTACCGCTGATCTCTGTTGGTGGACGCGGGGTCATTAGCGTAACTTCCAATGTTGTCCCGAGTGAGTTCTCACGGATGGTTCGCTTTGCGCTCGACGGCCAATTTGCAGAGGCAAAAGCGATTCATTATGAATTACTAGACCTGATGAAAGTAATGTTTGTCGAATCGAACCCCGGACCGGTAAAGGCCGCTCTATCGATGATGAGATTGATAGGGGAACATTACCGCTTGCCGCTTGTGGCAATGCGAGCAGAGAGCAGAAAACGCGTTCTTGAAGTTCTCATGCAACTCGAGAGCGTGGTGGTGGAAGAATTTCAGTAA
- the rpmE gene encoding 50S ribosomal protein L31 — MKAGIHPNYHPVKVHCAGCGNEFTTRSTSNENVLRVEICYNCHPFFTGKQKFVDTAGRVERFQKKFGKALAEKKQAKAAA; from the coding sequence ATGAAAGCTGGAATTCACCCGAACTACCATCCCGTAAAGGTGCACTGCGCCGGTTGCGGCAACGAGTTTACCACCCGTTCGACCTCGAACGAGAACGTATTACGCGTCGAAATCTGCTATAATTGCCATCCATTCTTTACCGGCAAGCAGAAATTCGTCGATACTGCCGGCCGTGTCGAACGCTTCCAGAAGAAGTTCGGAAAAGCGTTGGCCGAGAAAAAGCAGGCAAAGGCTGCGGCCTAA
- a CDS encoding aminopeptidase, producing MGNTINTITPLSGISYDPAYTHAAENAIRTCLRVQPGERATLITDIATKEIAASLFDELVKVGANVHSFVVEDYAERPLQHMPAEILEDLENADVSIYCMQGQENELQTRKEMMSVVNRIKPRHAHMVNINHEIMCEGMQADFKAVDAISIRVWELAKQAKKIVAKSPAGTHIEATFSPDLKWLKTSGIISREKWGNLPGGEVLTCPARVDGVYVVDGVVGDYLCAKYGDLKATPLTIHVTDSRITKCECANQELLEEFLEYTHRDENSDRVGEFAIGTNIGVADVRGLILQDEKIPGCHIAFGYPYCEHTGATWYSGTHIDVVGRAFDIWIDDLQIMERGKFLIKP from the coding sequence ATGGGCAATACTATTAACACAATCACCCCGCTTTCAGGTATTTCCTACGATCCTGCATACACTCATGCCGCTGAGAATGCCATCCGTACTTGTCTGAGAGTCCAGCCCGGGGAGCGGGCTACGCTCATCACCGACATTGCGACGAAAGAGATCGCAGCTAGTCTATTCGATGAGTTGGTGAAGGTCGGTGCGAACGTCCACAGTTTTGTTGTCGAAGACTACGCAGAGCGTCCCCTCCAGCACATGCCTGCCGAGATACTCGAAGACCTCGAGAATGCCGACGTTTCGATCTATTGCATGCAGGGGCAGGAGAACGAGTTGCAGACGCGAAAAGAAATGATGAGCGTTGTCAATCGCATCAAGCCGCGTCACGCGCACATGGTCAATATCAATCATGAGATCATGTGCGAAGGAATGCAGGCCGATTTCAAGGCCGTGGACGCGATCAGCATCCGGGTCTGGGAATTAGCGAAGCAGGCAAAGAAGATCGTTGCGAAGTCCCCTGCCGGCACACATATCGAGGCGACATTCTCGCCCGACTTAAAATGGTTGAAGACAAGCGGCATCATCTCCCGTGAGAAATGGGGTAACCTCCCCGGGGGCGAGGTACTGACCTGCCCGGCGCGGGTGGATGGCGTGTATGTTGTCGATGGCGTTGTCGGCGACTACCTGTGCGCGAAGTACGGCGATCTGAAGGCCACACCGCTGACGATCCACGTCACGGATTCCCGAATTACGAAGTGCGAATGCGCGAATCAGGAATTGCTCGAAGAATTTCTCGAATACACCCATCGCGACGAGAATTCCGACCGCGTTGGCGAATTCGCGATCGGGACGAATATTGGAGTTGCCGACGTCCGAGGTCTCATTCTGCAAGACGAGAAGATCCCAGGCTGCCATATCGCCTTCGGCTACCCCTACTGCGAGCATACCGGCGCTACCTGGTACTCGGGGACCCACATTGACGTGGTCGGCCGGGCATTCGATATCTGGATCGACGACCTACAGATCATGGAAAGAGGCAAATTTCTCATAAAACCATAA
- a CDS encoding DUF2520 domain-containing protein has protein sequence MPRPVSIAVIGKGKLGRSLSAAIQSCHGRYTLFANVPARTASFARLGKNGGPDVVFVVCADRFVRDTAARAIAACGVNTTIAIHCAGSLPASVLPSHLGVARAMLHPIQTFAKPSARAFNGITFGLQSTDKKARDFALPFSKAIGGKDVIELVERQLPLYHTSTVFAANFVTLLVAAVESISLDLDQAPKRFKAALAPLMQTALANALHKPAFAALTGPIARGDTETIASHRAALRKIGRRDLLTIYDAFVGLARELS, from the coding sequence TTGCCCCGCCCTGTTTCCATTGCCGTTATCGGCAAGGGAAAACTCGGAAGATCTCTGAGCGCTGCTATCCAGTCTTGCCATGGCCGTTATACCCTTTTCGCCAATGTTCCCGCGAGGACGGCATCATTCGCACGTCTCGGTAAGAATGGCGGCCCCGACGTCGTGTTTGTCGTCTGTGCGGATCGCTTCGTCCGAGACACTGCAGCCCGAGCAATCGCGGCCTGTGGCGTCAATACGACGATCGCGATCCATTGTGCGGGGTCGCTGCCAGCTAGCGTGCTCCCCTCGCACCTCGGAGTTGCGCGCGCCATGCTTCATCCCATCCAGACATTTGCGAAGCCGAGTGCCCGCGCATTCAACGGCATCACATTCGGGCTCCAATCTACGGACAAGAAGGCACGTGATTTTGCCCTTCCATTCTCGAAAGCTATTGGCGGCAAGGATGTGATCGAGCTGGTCGAAAGACAGCTTCCACTCTACCACACTTCAACGGTCTTTGCGGCGAATTTCGTTACCCTGCTTGTTGCGGCGGTCGAGTCTATCTCCCTCGATCTGGACCAGGCTCCCAAACGATTCAAGGCCGCCCTTGCACCACTGATGCAGACTGCTCTGGCAAATGCACTTCACAAGCCAGCATTCGCAGCCCTCACCGGCCCAATCGCTCGCGGAGACACGGAGACGATCGCTTCGCATCGAGCGGCATTGCGAAAGATTGGCCGACGCGATCTGCTGACCATATACGATGCGTTCGTCGGTCTGGCGCGGGAGCTAAGTTGA